From the Colletotrichum lupini chromosome 1, complete sequence genome, the window GATGCTTGTGGGTGATGTGCAAGGAGGATCTTCGGGAGGACTTCAACGTCTGGGCGTCAGTTATCCGCACCAACACTGCAATAGAAGAAAACAATGACTTGAACGTACAGTGGGTGTCTTGCTTCCAACAATTAATGGAAGGAGTTGAAGTTGTTCGTCAAGGTGAGCTGTTTGGACTTGCTGGCGCGGCGCACATGGAGCTTGAGATGAGGATGGCAACGGGTAACCAAACGGACAACTAGACCACTGGAGCTGCTGTCCACGTTTAGACCGGCCACGCTAAGAGTGACTTGGTGCTCGAGTCGGTCCTCCACTTCAGTACCGCACCCCCCGGTCAAATCTGCTGTGACGCTCCGCCCCCACCAATGTAAGCCCTTCACGTGACCCGCCCACCGTGCCTTGAACTTCTGACTTCATCCACGGCGCTCCCACTCTTCTTGGATTTGCAGTGATGACTTTTTGCGTTACGTCGATCTGAGCGGACCCTATCGACTTGTCTGTCGACATCCCACAACAACACGAACCAAACTAATCCCGCCAGAGGTGGTTACTCAGTCATAGCAGAAGACTTTTGCTTCTGCCCACCAACCTTTTCTCGTCTCCAGAAACCGAATACCCCGCCAAGATGCCTCCCAAGAAAGTGGACAAGCCGGCCAAGAAGGCCGTCAAGGTCGAGGACAAGACCTTCGGCATGAAAAACAAGAAGGGTGGCGCGGCCCAGAAGCAGATTGCCCAAATGGCGTCTTCGATGAGGAATGGTGGCAGTGCCGAAGAGAAGCGCAAGCAGGCAGAGAAGGAGGCGAGAGAGCGCGAGAAGAAGGCGGCGGAGGAAGCCAAGAGGGAGACCGACATGCTTCTGAACAAGCCCGCACAGATTCAAAAAGTCCCGTTCGGTGTCGACCCCAAGACAGTTGTCTGCAACTTTTACAAGAAGGGCAACTGTGAGAAAGGCAAGAAGTGCAAGTTCTCTCACAACCTCGAAGACGAACGCAAAACGTCGAAGAAGAACCTTTACACGGATACCCgcaaggaagaggaggagaagaagaaggccgagACTTCTGCCGACTGGGACGAGGAGAAGCTTCGCTCTGTCGTTCTTTCCAAGAAGGGCAACCAGCAGACCACAACTGACAAGGTCTGTAAGTTCTTCGTCGAGGCCATCGAGGACGGCAAATACGGATGGTTCTGGATCTGTCCAAATGGCGGCGACAAGTGCAAATACAAGCATGCTCTTCCACCAGGGTAAGTGACATCAGTCCAGCGGTCATTTTCATGCTAACATTGTCACAGATTTATTTTGAAGACCAAGGAGCAGAGAGCAGCTGAAAAGGCCCTTATGGACAAGTCACCTCTCAAGACCCTCACCTTGGAAGACTTCCTCGAGTCAGAGCGACACAAACTTACCGGCACCCTCACACCGGTCACGCCGGAGTCATTCGCCAAATGGAAGAAGGAGCGTCTGGACAAGAAGGCGGCCGAGGAGCAGGCCAAGAAGGCCAAGGAAGCAACTGGTCGTGCCCTGTTCGAAAGTGGCAATTGGCGCACAACCGAGGACGATgaggaggacgacgacgatgatgaagaAGACGATGGGATGTGGAACTTGGAGAAGCTGCGTGCCGAGACCGCTGCTCTTCGCGAGCAGAGGGAAGAGGAACGTTTGGCTGCCATCAACGGTGGCCCTGTTCCACCAGTGGTACCAGAACCGGTAGCTGCCGAGGCGTCCGGATCTTGAGCTTCCTAACAGAGGAGAAGCCTTCTTGTATGCGCCCGAGGTTGCGAGCATCACCACGAAACAGGCCGATTCCGAGCACCTGGAAGACCAGGTTCATCCGGCGGCCGTGCCCATGCTACGCCAAACCACGGTGGCAGATCCGTCTACTCTCACACCTAAAATCAATGAAGTATGACTACGTACGTAACGTGCACATCAACTTCCTAAGTTGAGTACTCGTGAGACTACCAATGGGGATATATTGAGGATCTTTGGCTACTTAGAGAGAGGCTAGAGATTACTGGTGGTTACATTCAATCATGACGTGGATCTATCTCAACGTCTCCAGTGCCGCTTGATTGCTCAGAACTTTTCCACGTACGGTCTGATGTCAATTTCCTGACTGAACGCGGAGCGGTGTTGCGTGTGCAGGTACCAGTAGGCATCAGCAATCTTGATGTTGTTGGCAACATGTCTGCTTCAGGGGTTTGAAAATCACTTACAGCGTCCGGTGAAATCTTGCCATCTTCTGCGCCATCGTTGGCAACGTAGGCCTTACCCCACGGGGTATCAATGCCTCCGTCGATGATGGCGTGTGCCACATGGACCCCCTTCGGACCGAACTCGCGTGCTAGAGATTGGCCTAAGGCGCGGAGGGCGAATTTGCCTGCCGCAAACCCTCCAAACAATGCGCTGCCTGCGGAAGATGGTCAGTCATCTTTCAGCTCATCCCCACTCTGAAGACAAACCTTTGATGGATGCCGTGGCTCCAGTGATGATCAAAGACGGCGGGTGAGGGGAGTCGGACACCGACTCGAGCAACAGGGGAAGCGTCTTTTGCGCGAATGTGAAGAACCCCTTACTGTATACCGTGCGTGTCAGTCGCCTCTTCCAGAAGACCCAGTAAACGATGTCTCACGTACGGCGCAGCATCGAGACTGACATCAAGCTCCTCTCGCTTAAGCTCGAGGAACGGCTTGCGTGAAAAGCCGGCGTTGACATTGTAGATGGCGGCAGCGAGCTTGCTTCCGGGGAGCTCCTTCTTGATCGTCTCAAAGGCAGCGTTGACGGCGGCCTCGTCTGTGGCATCGGCCGTGATGCCGAAGGCTTGGCCGCCGGCCTGCTTGATCTCGTCCACGATGGCGTTGTAGCTCTCTGGCTTGCGGGCGAGGAGCACGACTGGGTACGCCTTTGCGAAACGGACGGCTGCTGCGCGGCCTGCTGTTGCGTTAGTCTCGACTGTCTTAACGGTACGCTATTGTAGGAGTGCGTTCTGACCAGTGCCGGAACCCGCTCCGGAGATGATTGCGTAGAATGATTTGGAGGCCATGTTTAATCAGACGTTTTGGGATACCGTTTATTTTGGTGTGTTGTTTTCAAGTTTTATTAGGAATTATGAAGTGAAAATGAGATGCTGTGAAATGCGATTGATACGCGGCGAGCAGATGAGGGGTTCAGTGGCTTTATGTCTTATTGAGGCTTGCATGTGGTCGGCCCGGCATTGTGAGATTAGACCATTGCTCGGATTCATGACGGCATTTGCGGAGGGCCGAACGGGATGCCCGATTATTAATGACCCCTCTCCGGCAAGCTCCAATTACGGCCTCCGACCCGGTGCGAGGTGCGAGGGTACGACCATCAAGGAATCGATTAGCAAAGCGCTTTAGAAATGGCGAAAAAAGATCATTAATCAAACGCTGGCGAGCTATGTGTCGTGCAATTGACAGGTCAGCCTGCGCATTCACGGCTTTGTGTCGTTATTGACTTTATCTCCTTCATTACTGACACGAAGTAGACTCCATATCCTCCAATGTACCCAGATACATCGAGTGTCAATTGTACCGGGCCGGTGGGAGATATGGCTTCGTCAGCATAATGACCTGTTTGCGACTTCTCCATCACGAAAAGCCATTAGTACCACTACAAGTAGCGAGAAAAGGTACTCAAGCCTTTCAATGTGATAACAATCTTAAAGTAAGATAGAGATAATAAGTGAGAAGGAGTGACATCGGGGACCTACGCCTTGAGGCAAGTGCGGCAGTCACCCTTGCCTGCGGTGCGAACCGCCCTAAACGGGAAGGCCCCGCTAATTGCCAGTTCCTTCCCCAACTTCCCTCAACTGCAGTCGACTACAGTCGCGCCTGCAACCTATCAACGCGTCGCTACCTCATCTTTGCGACCTCAAAGATCGGCCTTCGCAACATCCCCGGCCGATCTCTCGAGTGCCTCGCACTGCCCATACTCAACAATACAACACTAGGTTGGTTTTGCATAGGTCACCCACGCAGCAAACCTCACGACAAGTCATCACAACTTATCACGACTACACACTTTGGGAACCGATTAAATCTCACTCACCAGCATGCTCAAAGAGAACTGTTCAGCTAGGACTCGTCGATTTGAGTAATTTCACCATGCCACCACTATTTCCCACAAACTCAAGCACCAAGGATGAGCCCACCTCACAGGGCCCAACTAATCCGTCTATCCCACGACAGCGCACCTTGGATAAGTTTTTCGGCCGACCAGGCAGCAGCATGCCACAGACTTCTACTTCAGCCGCTCAGACAAAGCCGAGGACATCAACAGCTCAGCCAGCGCCACGGTCCTCCTCGTTCGCCGTGGTTCTTCCATCGAGTCCTAGAAAACGTACAGGAACGACCCCCATGAGGACAGTCGAGGACGACGCAGACGACCTGGTGATATCGGACCTATCACCCCAGTTCAGAAGACTAGCAGCTCAGGCAAAAGTAGGCGTGAGCCTTGCCAAGCCAGCCTTACCAGAAGCCGTCGCAGATGAGCCAGAATTAGAGGTAACTTCACCAGGGGCGGCGACTCCTCCACCGCAGCCTCGCAAGCGCGGCCGGCCAAAGGGTTTTCGACCGAATCTGACGGGCAAGAAAGCCCTACAGGAGGCCGGCGAGGCAGGGCCAAGAAAACTGCGGCCAGATAGGCCCAAGACAGGCGCCCTTTACGCGGGAAAGCGGCGAGGTCGACCGCCAAAAGCAGCTTCACCCAAGCCGCGAGAGATCTACAAGAGTCTAAACCCGCACTTCAACACGTACATCTGCGAGTGGGAGGGTTGCAAGGCCGAGCTTCACAATTTTGCGACTCTGCAAAAGCATGTGTCGATTGTTCATACCAAAACGGTAGCAGCTGGATGTCGATGGGCCAAATGCGCCCAAAAGCAGCCGCCTCACGAGTTCCCCACACTGGAGGACCTCAAATCTCACGTGGAGGATCTACACATGCTCCCAGTCGTCTGGCAGGTAGGGGACGGGCCGCAAGTGTCGTTCAAGCGATACGATCCCGATGATGGGGCCAAGCTTCCTGACTACCTTTTTGACAAGGCTGGCAACCAAATCACACCGTCAATCAAGGAtcagaaggaggaggatttGTACACGTGGCGCAACAATAGGCGGAAACTCAAGGATCTTTTGCTTCTCAGAGACCAGAATCTGCCAAGCGAGgaggaagacgacgacgCAATGGAGGAGGTGGCCGAAGGAGCATGATGTGGCTGATGGTTGTGGGGCAAGCAAACAGTTGACGTGAATCACGGGCTGAGTCCTGGCGGCTATTGGAGGCGACGACAACACCATTGAGACGATACTGAACGGCGAGGCGAGCACGCTGACAATGCTTGTGAGGACCAAGCTTCATGGCATGGTTTCGGATGAGGGTTGACCGACTGCGCCTCCCTAGGGATGACGGAGACTTCAGGATAACGGGGGTATCCGCTGCTCAGAAGGCCCCTGGAAAGTCGTGCAACGGACTCGTTCGGCCAACTGGAAAGGCCGTTGAGCGGTCTCCCGCTTCCCCAGACGAGCATGGATGATTTGTCGAGGCCTCACTTGACGGGTAGCGGATGGGCCGGGagagtcgtcgtcgtcgcgtGTCTGAGCGTGATTATTCATTCGAAAGGGATGACTTGGCATTGCGGCTCTTGCTAAATTAGACAGTTCAGGCTGATGCAggaagggaagggaagggaagCAGAAAAAAAAGGCGCCAGGGACGAAGTCTGGTCGCATTCCATCTTACATCATCGGCGGGGATGTGCGGTGTTTTGTGGGGGAGATTGCTCAACGTTGCATGAGGAGGCGAAGGTGGAGTGACACCTCGGCATCCAGGGAGGGCCGCTGTTCAGGAAGAAACACGTCCCAGCCCTCCTCTCTTGCGCATTCAGGGCATTCGATTCAGCAGGGCGGCGGGAAGTAGGCCGGCTTACCGGGCATCAGTTGAATCGAGTTTCTTCTTTGCAGAGGTTTCGGGTGGGCGAAACGAACAATCGGAACAGACGAGATAGGATAGCACGATATCCCTAGGTAGAGCCGAGAGAGGACCACCTACaccaaaagaaaaaagaaccTGAAGATCGGTTCTAGAATACTTCCCATGCAGCATTACACGCCTAGTAAATCGACGGGCGGCCGACGGGCTCAGGTGCCAATGCAGAGGGAAAAGTGAGAGACTGGTTGAAGACTGTGAAATGATTCGTCGAAAAGCGCTGAACGCGAACGTGACAAGCCAACCACGCCAGCTAGGTACGGAAGGTGGCGATGGGGGATGGCGCCGCCGTGGATGCTCGCGACTTTTCTCTGCTCGGTCGAGTTCTGTCTTAAAGGCTGTAGAGTCGAGTTCCATGGTTGATTAACAAGCAGGCGGGAAACCTCTCTAGTGCCCCAGACGACTGGATCGCCGGCCATTGACCCGCGCTGTGTCGTGGTGGTGTGGAGGGCTGAAAATGGACCGATTGAGGGGGGACATAAGTACTCTGTTGTAACCTAACACCACCTGGGTACTGAGTTACGAGGGGCTGGAGTGCTAGCGCCGGATTGCACGACGGGTGTGGTTGATGGGAGCGTGTCTTGCAAAAAAGAGGGTTGATAGTGTGACAGTGTCTTATTAGACATTTCAGAAACAAGCTCGTGtaaggttttttttttcctttccaTCTCTCGTCTGTCCAAAAGTTGCAGCGGTAGACGTGGAATAGCCTGCGAGGTCAAACGCAATGAGGCTTTTATTTGCCCCGACATCTGTGCCCATTTCTGCATATTCGTCTGATGCTGGGTGTTTTGCACGAGCCCTCGAAGGGGGagaaaaaaatattaaacatGTCAACGGCGGGGACTTCCTCGTGAGCACGCAGAAACCAGAAAAGAGAGGGTGAATCAGAGACTGAGGTAGAAGATTGACTGCTGTTGTCGTGGGAAACATTGTTGTGAGAGCTGGGGCTCTGGCATGTAATTGCCGGTGAGGCTTTCGTATCTCGAGCTGGCGCCGGTGTTATCTTGGCTCTTGACAGTGCATTGGGCTTGCGCTCAGTAGTCAGTACCAAAGCCCATGTTGTGCGTTTTATTTGTCCTGCCTTCATCGTCGACACTGACCGGAGGGATGAGAACGCATGAATAAGAACCAGAACGCTCTGAAGCCAAAAGGGAGAGAAAGAAACTGGAACAGAAGGTAAAGGCATCAACGGTTGGGAAGAGGGCACTTGAGATAGAGTTGACGAGTGATATACCGGTACTCTCCCTCTGGTTTTGAAGGTGGTGTGGACAGACGGGACAGGATGCGTACCTTATGCATAGAAGAATCGAGATAGGTACCTCGAGTGACTTGCAAAGCCAATGACCCAATGGAATAACGTTAGCTGTGGTGAATGGGGGAATTTGCGAGGCGTGGAAAATCGTCGGGGAAAAGAGCACCAATCGCCGGATCAAATGCCCTTTTGTCAGCAAAGCCATGCCAATTCCCATTTTGCAAGCAGCCTGCCAGCCTGCTCGGACCTGACAAGCACACAAGCCTGGACTGAACAGAAAGAACAGAGGCACAGGACTCTGGACCAGCATTGTGAGAGGTCTTGACCAATGCTGGAACCTAGAGGAACCTAGGCCCAAGCCGGGCCCGCCTGAAGCGGAACATCCCTGCCAAAAAGCCGTCCCATTCTGATCCGTTGGTGGATGTCTTGTATCATTGGATCCtctcccctccccccttGGCCATGCCACACAGTAAGGCAAGGCGATGAAAAGTCACCTGGTAAACTGCCTCTTTACCCCCCGAAGGCGCGCGTTTCCTGCTGTGCTGCCGCTCTTTCGCGTGGGCTGCCTGTATACCCACTGGAGCTAGGGATCCCCTGTGCCTCGCGGTGCACTGCCCGAGAGCCACTGAACAGTGGGCACAGGTCTCGTCCATCTTTATCCGCCCGTACATGgagaggagagagagaacggcggcggcggcgactgAAAGAGCGAGACCCCAGTGAGGTCCCCAAATGGGAATCGAGAGTGCTCTGAATTGTGAGAGGAGCGAACAGATAGCCGTACCTAAGGTAGTGTAGTTCTCGGGTGACGAGCCAAGACCAGGACTACGACCAGGACCTCGACCTGGACCACGGCCACGGTCATCGACCAACGAGCGGGGGGGTTGATGGATGGTCCATGGTCCATGGGAAGTTGAGGTGTGGAAGCCGAAGCGTGAAGCCCGTCCGGAAAGACGCCTAAGCCCACCTCATATTACTAACTCGCTTTCGACTCTCTCCTCCCCCGTCCACCGCTCGCCTACCGCCTATTCTATCCGTCCTTGcctaccaccaccacctacCGTCAACCATCCCGTTCTGTCACCTACCTACCTGCCAGCCAGCCAACACCTATCTTTCTCTCCCGGCCTTGCTTGCTgcacctcctcctcgtcctccaccaccacccgaccctaccttaccttttcGACGCTACTTACACTCCGCATCCAGTCCCACGTTCCTCCCACCTACCTCACCCTCACCCTTCACCTTAACCTACTCACCTCCGACCTACCTCCCTACCTACCTCCCTACCTACCTGCATACTACCGTCGCCGCTCTTCTTCCGCTCCATCTCCTTTCCGCACTTCCGAACATCGTCGGTCCTCTTCGCACCTCTCCCGTAACTGTCCCGTCAGCCATGGCATCGGTCGCTTGATTGCGCACCCCCGAGATTCCGATATGCCTGCCAGCCGAACCCACCAGAATGGCGCTGCCCAGTTCAACCAGAAGCTGAAGAACCTCTTCCGCATCAACCTCAACAGCGGCGCCGACCGTGACAGAGAAAAGTCCTCCGCTGCTCACGTTCACTCCTCACaagacgccgccgccgcccgcccAGAAATCCGGAGCAAGTTTGGTAGCAGCTTTTTCAAGGGCACCGTCGGCCGATTGAGGACAAACACCACCGCCAGCGAAGGCAACCCCCTCGACGAGGCCCTCAGCCCGACCGCGCACGCGAATCCCTACTTTGCACACCAGGGTCAGCCGGGCCTTCGCCATCACAATCACGAATCAGTACCTCCTAGCCCTCCCGATACCCCAAATTTCAAGATCCAAGGTCCTGACGGCGGCCCCGAACAGCAGACGACGAGCGCCGGACGTGAGGAATTGGCAAGGAAACTTAGGAGAGTCGCCAGTGCCCCCAATGCCCAGGGCTTGTTCTCCAAAGGCAAGGGCAGCGCCGAGCGTCCCGCCACCGCCGAGTTGAGCAAGGACCCGTTGGTTCTCGACAAGGACTCGGGCACCCTCGAGATGGTTGATCCGTCCAAGGCGTCTGCCCCTAGCCTGGGCGTCCCCGACAAGGACGTCCTCGGCAACCTCCCACCCCCGAACCGTACGAGTCTCGCATTCCGGAGGACATACAGCTCCAATTCCATCAAGGTCCGCGATGTCGAGGTCGGCCCGCAAAGTTTCGACAAGATCAAGTTGATTGGCAAGGGAGACGTCGGCAAGGTCTACCTTGTCCGCGAGAAGAAGAGCAGTCGTCTCTACGCCATGAAAGGTAATATTCAATCCAGGATATCCGGTAGCCAAACCCTGACGTGTTGCTGACTCGCTGCAGTATTGAGCAAGAAGGAGATGATCAAGCGGAACAAGATTAAACGCGCCCTTGCCGAGCAAGAAATTCTAGCTACGAGTAACCACCCCTTCATTGTTACGCTGTACCACTCATTCCAATCGGAGGATTATCTGTATCTGTGCATGGAATATTGCAGTGGTGGAGAGTTCTTCAGGGCGCTGCAGACGCGCCCCGGCAAGTGTATCCCCGAAGACGATGCGCGATTCTACGCCGCCGAGGTCACCGCGGCCTTGGAATATCTGCATTTGATGGGCTTCATCTATCGCGACTTGAAGCCAGAGAGTGAGTTCGACGAGAGCCAGTTTCGCGCTTACCAATCTGTTGCTGACATACTATGCAGACATCTTACTCCACCAGTCGGGCCACATCATGCTTTCGGACTTTGACTTGTCGAAGCAGTCCGATCTCGGTGGAAAGCCCACAATGGTCATTGGCAAGACAGGTACCAGCACCACCTCATTGCACATCGACACTCGGTCCTGCATCGCCAATTTCCGCACCAACTCGTTCGTCGGAACCGAGGAGTACATTGCACCAGAGGTCATTAAGGGTAGCGGCCACACTAGTGCCGTGGACTGGTGGACCCTCGGCATCTTGATTTACGAGATGCTTTACGGAACCACCCCCTTCAAGGGCAAGAACCGAAATGCGACTTTTGCCAATATCTTGAGGGAAGACATCCCCTTCCCGGACCACGCTGGGGCACCTCAATTATCCAAGTAAGCTTGAAATGACGTGATGAAAATGCAAGTTGAACTGACAAGAGCGTAGCCTTTGCAAATCCCTGATTCGTAAACTTTTGATCAAAGACGAAAACCGGAGATTGGGTGCCAAGGCCGGTGCTTCGGATATCAAGGCTCATCCGTTCTTCAAGACGACTCAGTGGGCGTTGATTCGACACATGAAGCCTCCCATTGTGCCTGTTACTGGGCGCGGCATCGATACTGTCAACTTCCGCAATGTTAAGGAAAGTGAGAGCATCGACTTGAGCGGATCCAACCCGCTACAAGCAAACCTCAAGGGAGTTCCTCTGGATAGTGGCATGACGACCCCCGGTGGTGAAGTCGTTGATCCTTTCGAAGAGTTCAACAGTGTCACGCTGCACCATGACGGAGACGACGACCATCACTCACAACAGAGTGGACAAAATCACTCGTAGTCCGCTTCGTCACTGCATCCAGGGCAGTGACAGTGGCTGGAGGGCTTCGTGTGTAGGAGCGAGGCCAATTGAATTAGTCACGCTCATGACTGGGATCGAGCAAGAGATAGGATAACCCCCGAGAGAGTGTAAGAGCTAGGTGCTTTTTGACCAAGGGTACCTACGGCCACGGACTATTATTTACAAGCGACGAGATTGAAGAGAGATGAGAACTCACGAGAGGCGAGCTGAGCAAAGAGAAAAACGACCACAGCTCTTCGAGTTGAGGCAATCAACAAACAGGGCTGCGAAACCACGAAACCACGCTACAAAGGCCTTCGTGGTTCCCCCCTTCTCGAGGGCTATCCACGGACTTCTCACGAAAATATTTCAACCTGCAGCATAGGGTCTCTGTGCCTTCATCATTAGGAGTTTCCTGTTATTCATCATCCGTTTTCCCCGTTTTGGAGGGAAAGTCCTCCATTTGGCGTTTATCGAGTTTGGGAAActgggttttttttttcttttcaaaGAAACGAGAGAACAGAAgcgagagaaagagaaaggcAAGACAAGCGCGTGAGGATCGAGAAAGCGGAAGCGATGTGGGCTGTTGAGTGAAAATGAAAAGAAGAGAGAAAACTTCCATGGGGAGGGaaatcttctttttcttggtTTTCTGTAAACCCTTGCCATCATTAACCACGAATGAAACGTAAAAAAGCTTGAGAAATCATACAACTTTGCGTGCCATGAACGTGACATCCGTAAGGCAGACGAATAGGGGGGTTGACTAGGCATTCAGTCTCATCGGAAACTCATTCCGGCGAGGTCATGTAATCGGCCTCGACTTCACAATCATTTGTTGAACAAGGAGTAAGCCTCATGAACGGGGCCAAGCAAACCTCATTGAAAAACACTAGACTTGACTCTATCGCTAAACAGACATTGGTTTCTCTGAACAGGTAGATGCCTCGATCGGGTAGACATCGTAAACTGTCTTTCGCTTCCCAGAAACAGCACCTCTTCTTGCGCCAAGTGGGCGACAACGTCTCGCCGTACCCACCCAACCTCCAcgattcttcttcttcttttacGCTGCCAGCGAGGTTTGGAGAAGCTAATTCATACAGACAAGATACAAACACGTGCGCTGATGTTGATGTCCCGTAATATGGTCGTTGCGGAAACATGTTTAACGAAGACGCATTCTAAAGCTTCGCCTTGACGGCTTGCTGCTTCGACGGAGCCGTTGCCTCCTCGTTGAGATTGACCGAGCCCGTCTTCTCACCGTTTCCGAAGAAAA encodes:
- a CDS encoding oligosaccaryltransferase, encoding RGQQLQWSSCPFGYPLPSSSQAPCAPRQQVQTAHLDEQLQLLPLIVGSKTPTKSSRRSSLHITHKHRRANDPEPIMISDNDLYRLAIFLGSAAMVLIIFYHYVEVNNEEEKPEKAVRSAKSAKAAS
- a CDS encoding short-chain dehydrogenase; this translates as MASKSFYAIISGAGSGTGRAAAVRFAKAYPVVLLARKPESYNAIVDEIKQAGGQAFGITADATDEAAVNAAFETIKKELPGSKLAAAIYNVNAGFSRKPFLELKREELDVSLDAAPKGFFTFAQKTLPLLLESVSDSPHPPSLIITGATASIKGSALFGGFAAGKFALRALGQSLAREFGPKGVHVAHAIIDGGIDTPWGKAYVANDGAEDGKISPDAIADAYWYLHTQHRSAFSQEIDIRPYVEKF
- a CDS encoding serine/threonine-protein kinase nrc-2, which encodes MVHGPWEVEVWKPKREARPERRLSPPHITNSLSTLSSPVHRSPTAYSIRPCLPPPPTVNHPVLSPTYLPASQHLSFSPGLACCTSSSSSTTTRPYLTFSTLLTLRIQSHVPPTYLTLTLHLNLLTSDLPPYLPPYLPAYYRRRSSSAPSPFRTSEHRRSSSHLSRNCPVSHGIGRLIAHPRDSDMPASRTHQNGAAQFNQKLKNLFRINLNSGADRDREKSSAAHVHSSQDAAAARPEIRSKFGSSFFKGTVGRLRTNTTASEGNPLDEALSPTAHANPYFAHQGQPGLRHHNHESVPPSPPDTPNFKIQGPDGGPEQQTTSAGREELARKLRRVASAPNAQGLFSKGKGSAERPATAELSKDPLVLDKDSGTLEMVDPSKASAPSLGVPDKDVLGNLPPPNRTSLAFRRTYSSNSIKVRDVEVGPQSFDKIKLIGKGDVGKVYLVREKKSSRLYAMKVLSKKEMIKRNKIKRALAEQEILATSNHPFIVTLYHSFQSEDYLYLCMEYCSGGEFFRALQTRPGKCIPEDDARFYAAEVTAALEYLHLMGFIYRDLKPENILLHQSGHIMLSDFDLSKQSDLGGKPTMVIGKTGTSTTSLHIDTRSCIANFRTNSFVGTEEYIAPEVIKGSGHTSAVDWWTLGILIYEMLYGTTPFKGKNRNATFANILREDIPFPDHAGAPQLSNLCKSLIRKLLIKDENRRLGAKAGASDIKAHPFFKTTQWALIRHMKPPIVPVTGRGIDTVNFRNVKESESIDLSGSNPLQANLKGVPLDSGMTTPGGEVVDPFEEFNSVTLHHDGDDDHHSQQSGQNHSAAKPRNHATKAFVVPPFSRAIHGLLTKIFQPAA